The Sylvia atricapilla isolate bSylAtr1 chromosome 5, bSylAtr1.pri, whole genome shotgun sequence genome includes a window with the following:
- the TMEM213 gene encoding transmembrane protein 213 produces the protein MKLFSCEPRAALAVLLLAAALWDSCSAAAEDISNVSTTEHEPPCLTVNFCRQAAVCCPTGMDDYGWIAAAVGWSLWFLTLILLCVDKIIKLRPDEPKYLVA, from the exons ATGAAGCTCTTCTCCTGCGAGCCCCGGGCAGCCCTCGCCGTGCTCCTCCTGGCCGCTGCCCTCTGGGATTCCTGCTCGGCAG cagctgaagacaTCTCCAACGTTTCAACAACTGAGCATGAACCACCATGTCTTA CCGTGAATTTCTGCAGGCAGGCGGCGGTGTGCTGCCCCACGGGCATGGACGACTACGGCTGGATCGCAGCGGCCGTCGGCTGGAGCCTCTGGTTCCTGACCCTCATCCTGCTCTGCGTGGACAAGATCATCAAACTCCGGCCCGATGAGCCCAAGTACCTGGTGGCCTGA